Proteins from a single region of Undibacterium sp. KW1:
- a CDS encoding TonB-dependent receptor, translating into MESKENYVQGDLTWDLTGSFIKDIKLGLKYRDNTVQNHRTIGTVGPGSTGWQSFSLADLSTGPSPLLSQAAATSGSLTQYAWVNDALAASKGFAMYDKGMVYNEAKGEYYKIQEKITAAYVKADFAADKWRGDFGVRLVKTEQTSEAYQDLTGKGNHVIGSTTRTYNDVLPSLNVVYDLRKDLIIRGAIARVMARNTYSDLSASTEVSGTTNAATAGNPLLKPYHADQAEIGAEWYFADASMLSATLFTKRLDTFIYTSTAQENVGGVTRPVTRPHNADNGAVINGLELQWQQAFGNGFGAIVNYTFTDAKAGSIAGGQKLNVIGNSRNQLNASGYYEKNGISFRLSYNYRSKSYGGLDEGGQDVTSAYGQWDATANWDITPKISLFATAVNLTNSVIRTNTTDGLPVGVYENGARYSVGVRAKF; encoded by the coding sequence ATGGAAAGCAAAGAAAACTATGTACAGGGTGACCTGACATGGGACCTGACTGGCTCTTTCATCAAGGACATCAAGCTGGGCCTGAAATATCGTGACAACACCGTGCAAAATCACCGCACCATAGGCACGGTAGGCCCAGGCAGTACTGGCTGGCAGTCTTTCAGCCTGGCCGATTTATCCACTGGCCCATCACCACTGTTGAGCCAGGCTGCCGCAACCTCTGGCTCATTGACACAATATGCATGGGTCAATGACGCACTCGCTGCGAGCAAAGGTTTTGCCATGTATGACAAGGGCATGGTCTATAACGAAGCCAAGGGCGAATACTACAAAATACAAGAGAAAATTACGGCAGCTTATGTCAAGGCTGATTTTGCTGCAGACAAATGGCGTGGTGACTTTGGTGTGCGCCTGGTCAAGACTGAGCAGACATCTGAAGCCTATCAAGACCTGACCGGCAAAGGCAACCATGTCATCGGCAGCACGACACGCACTTACAACGATGTCTTGCCCAGCCTGAACGTCGTGTATGACTTGCGCAAAGACCTGATCATACGCGGTGCCATAGCCCGCGTCATGGCACGTAACACCTACAGTGACCTCAGCGCCAGTACTGAAGTTAGTGGCACCACCAATGCAGCCACCGCAGGTAATCCTTTGCTCAAGCCTTACCATGCTGACCAGGCAGAGATAGGTGCAGAATGGTATTTTGCTGATGCATCGATGTTGTCTGCAACATTGTTCACAAAACGCCTGGATACCTTCATCTACACCTCGACCGCACAAGAAAATGTAGGTGGCGTAACGCGCCCGGTAACACGTCCGCATAATGCCGACAATGGCGCGGTCATCAATGGACTGGAACTGCAATGGCAACAGGCTTTTGGCAATGGTTTTGGCGCCATCGTGAACTACACCTTCACCGACGCAAAAGCTGGCTCCATCGCTGGCGGACAAAAACTGAATGTCATCGGCAACTCACGCAATCAGTTGAATGCCAGCGGTTACTATGAGAAGAATGGCATCAGCTTCCGTCTGTCGTATAACTATCGTTCCAAATCCTACGGTGGCCTGGATGAAGGTGGACAGGATGTCACCAGCGCCTATGGTCAGTGGGATGCCACGGCCAACTGGGATATCACACCAAAGATCAGCCTGTTTGCGACAGCTGTCAACCTGACCAATTCTGTGATACGCACCAACACCACAGATGGCCTGCCAGTTGGCGTGTATGAAAACGGCGCACGTTACAGCGTAGGTGTCAGGGCCAAGTTCTGA
- a CDS encoding metallophosphoesterase → MNQFNNKQVLVLVIDDQLVTDSDDTSRKEKYSKCLDLINKALAGKWTLEICFCPDLGSLAAIKTFPGQPRLAIVDMVLDGPKWTSQAVEKLDLKLLSEHWPLILVSAHFGADEAIARANKLVVGDGSGTGAPSQFLMWSAIARSVDGIDIDDLAFIFDSILSRSHGQDLLFRKGPDEPIDILHITDPHFGRAQWDVGSLMTLRVARSTVGLEAADFLAITGDIADQGTPEQYKLSLAYFRALANNNVVTRSDTGLPRDRVFLCPGNHDFSRRIALGANISGKDKFTVKESGDVENEWVRSYAWEPYVQFEAEIAGHSDRWIPSPGYRINSRFSSAGIIILELNVERYDIQQYQKGLSDDEIRQSLNQAATDVLKIRHSKECVIVLAHRHEDSGWNTLAHIINNTLTGLAADGPVLMMCGHEHNEKVRSELDDKVLLVRGVPPVEGATLPSSVLPIVNCVRLLRKDGVVDGVEVHQFHQSASGWLVNNSGSKKYEHHRGAWRLNSN, encoded by the coding sequence ATGAATCAATTTAACAATAAGCAAGTTCTAGTTTTAGTTATTGATGATCAGTTGGTTACAGATAGCGACGATACCAGCCGAAAAGAAAAATATTCAAAGTGTTTGGATCTCATTAATAAGGCTTTAGCCGGGAAATGGACGCTAGAGATTTGTTTTTGTCCAGATTTAGGCTCTTTGGCTGCAATAAAAACCTTTCCTGGGCAACCAAGACTCGCAATTGTGGATATGGTTTTAGATGGGCCAAAGTGGACTTCTCAAGCAGTCGAAAAATTGGACTTAAAACTTCTCTCTGAGCACTGGCCTTTAATTTTGGTAAGTGCACATTTTGGTGCCGATGAGGCGATTGCTCGCGCAAATAAGCTTGTTGTTGGCGACGGGAGTGGCACAGGTGCGCCATCGCAATTTTTAATGTGGTCTGCTATAGCGCGATCTGTAGATGGAATTGATATTGATGATTTGGCATTTATTTTTGATTCAATACTGTCGCGATCGCATGGACAAGACCTTTTATTTCGTAAAGGACCAGATGAGCCAATAGATATCTTGCATATTACGGACCCACATTTTGGTCGGGCCCAATGGGATGTCGGTTCGTTAATGACGCTTCGCGTTGCGAGGTCAACTGTAGGGTTGGAAGCTGCCGATTTTTTGGCAATTACAGGAGATATTGCCGATCAAGGAACCCCGGAGCAATATAAATTGTCGTTGGCGTATTTTCGTGCTCTAGCCAATAATAATGTGGTGACTCGATCCGATACGGGATTACCTCGTGATAGAGTTTTTCTTTGCCCAGGAAATCATGATTTTTCTCGGAGAATTGCTTTAGGAGCAAATATTAGCGGGAAAGACAAATTCACAGTTAAAGAGTCTGGTGATGTCGAAAATGAATGGGTTCGGTCATATGCTTGGGAGCCTTACGTTCAGTTCGAAGCTGAGATCGCGGGGCATTCAGATAGATGGATACCTTCGCCAGGGTACAGGATAAATTCGCGATTTTCGAGTGCTGGGATTATTATTTTAGAACTGAATGTTGAGCGATATGACATTCAGCAATACCAAAAAGGATTGTCCGATGATGAAATACGACAGTCTTTAAATCAAGCGGCTACAGATGTGCTGAAAATACGCCACTCGAAAGAATGTGTCATTGTTCTTGCACACCGGCATGAAGATTCTGGATGGAACACTCTTGCACATATAATCAACAATACTCTTACGGGGCTTGCTGCTGACGGACCAGTTTTGATGATGTGTGGCCACGAACATAATGAGAAAGTGCGATCTGAGTTAGATGACAAAGTACTTTTGGTAAGAGGGGTTCCGCCTGTCGAAGGAGCAACTCTCCCTTCTAGTGTTTTACCAATAGTGAACTGTGTTCGATTGTTGCGAAAAGATGGTGTTGTCGATGGTGTTGAAGTGCATCAATTCCATCAAAGCGCGTCTGGTTGGCTTGTCAATAACAGTGGGAGTAAGAAATATGAACACCATCGTGGAGCGTGGAGACTCAATTCTAATTAG
- a CDS encoding sugar MFS transporter — protein sequence MNNNDQATGSTKDVVVAMFFISLLFFILGFATWLNGSLIPFLKIVCDLNNFQALWVTFAFYIAYTVMALPSAAILSRTGYKNGMTLGLGIMAVGALLFIPAAKTSYYAFFLLALFTLATGMTLMQTAINPYIVCIGSRESAAMRISIMGLFNKGAGIVVPLVFSALILSGIEKYSDTALAALDHAGRLALRSELSSRLVYPYAIMAAGLLVVMLIVHFSSLPELRAEEEKNQPEVTRWGVLQYPQLVLGALSLFAYVGVEVIAGDTIGLYGRNLGVHNYTVLTSYTMSFMVIGYILGATTIPKLMTQKTALLFSAVSGLLFTVGVATSSATDTGIAQAIVGWAGVPVVPNTVMFLAMLGLANALVWPSIWPLALQGLGKYTAAGSALLIMGIAGGALLPMLYGKFSDAGNSQTAYWVMLPCYLMIFFYAVKGHKLRSWGAGEGRLERVDQAG from the coding sequence ATGAACAACAATGATCAAGCAACGGGATCAACAAAGGATGTGGTCGTTGCCATGTTCTTTATCAGCCTCTTGTTTTTTATCCTGGGCTTTGCCACTTGGCTCAATGGCTCGCTGATCCCATTTTTAAAAATAGTCTGCGACCTCAATAACTTCCAGGCGCTATGGGTGACATTTGCGTTTTATATCGCCTACACCGTCATGGCCCTGCCATCTGCCGCCATACTCAGCCGTACCGGCTACAAAAATGGCATGACACTGGGCCTGGGCATCATGGCAGTAGGGGCATTGCTGTTCATCCCCGCCGCAAAGACCAGCTACTACGCTTTCTTTTTACTGGCCCTGTTCACACTGGCCACCGGCATGACGCTCATGCAAACCGCCATCAATCCCTACATCGTTTGCATAGGTTCACGCGAGAGCGCCGCCATGCGCATCAGCATCATGGGCCTGTTCAACAAGGGCGCAGGCATCGTCGTGCCGCTGGTGTTTTCTGCACTGATCTTGTCCGGCATAGAAAAATATTCTGACACTGCACTGGCAGCACTTGATCATGCTGGCCGTCTGGCCTTGCGTTCTGAGCTGTCATCCCGTTTGGTCTATCCCTATGCCATCATGGCGGCTGGCTTGTTGGTGGTGATGCTTATCGTGCACTTTTCTTCACTGCCAGAATTGCGGGCAGAAGAAGAAAAGAACCAGCCCGAAGTCACCAGATGGGGCGTGCTGCAATACCCGCAACTGGTGCTGGGCGCATTGTCGCTGTTTGCCTATGTCGGCGTCGAAGTCATCGCCGGTGACACCATAGGCCTGTATGGCCGCAACCTCGGTGTGCACAACTACACCGTGCTGACCTCATACACCATGAGCTTCATGGTCATAGGCTACATCCTCGGTGCCACCACCATCCCCAAACTGATGACACAAAAAACTGCCCTGCTGTTCTCAGCAGTGAGCGGCCTGCTGTTCACCGTCGGCGTCGCCACCAGCTCCGCCACGGACACCGGCATTGCCCAGGCAATAGTCGGCTGGGCAGGCGTGCCAGTGGTACCAAATACCGTCATGTTCCTCGCCATGCTGGGCCTGGCCAACGCCCTGGTCTGGCCATCCATCTGGCCGCTGGCTCTGCAAGGCCTGGGCAAATACACCGCAGCCGGTTCCGCCCTGCTCATCATGGGCATCGCCGGCGGCGCACTGCTGCCCATGCTATACGGCAAATTCTCAGACGCAGGCAACTCCCAAACCGCCTACTGGGTCATGCTGCCTTGTTATCTGATGATTTTCTTTTATGCGGTGAAGGGGCATAAGTTGAGGAGCTGGGGAGCCGGTGAGGGGAGACTGGAGAGGGTGGATCAGGCAGGGTAA
- a CDS encoding glycerophosphodiester phosphodiesterase, with the protein MSNLSKNSAHLLCAVFASLSLSACGGNSSEPVDFQNPGLSWPPLPTVTGHRGASALRPEHTLASYQRAIDDGADIVEPDLVATKDGVLVARHENEISGTTNVSTLPQFAARKTTKTIDGIPVTGWFTEDFTLAELKTIRAKERIPANRPANTAFDGQFEIPTLQEVIDLVKQQAKEKNRVIGIYPETKHPTYFKSIGLPLEKRLVDVLVANGYKGKNAAVFIQSFEVANLKELRGMTDMRLVQLVDNPLNPPVNGVPRNAPYDFIAAGSNRTYADLVKPAGLKEIAQYADAVSPYKEVIIPRDAKNELGAATSFVADAHAAGLKVHTWTLRPENPFLPPSMRLGDAASLTQRGDSIAEITAYLKAGIDGFFTDDPAVGRAAVTAFKK; encoded by the coding sequence ATGAGCAATTTATCTAAAAACTCTGCGCATTTGCTGTGCGCAGTATTTGCGAGCTTGAGTCTGAGCGCCTGTGGTGGCAATAGCAGCGAGCCTGTTGATTTTCAAAATCCAGGTCTGTCATGGCCACCATTGCCGACAGTCACCGGCCACCGTGGTGCATCTGCACTGCGCCCTGAACATACGCTGGCTTCTTATCAAAGAGCGATAGATGACGGTGCAGATATTGTTGAGCCTGACCTGGTTGCCACCAAGGATGGTGTCTTGGTCGCGCGTCATGAGAATGAAATTTCCGGCACAACCAATGTATCAACACTGCCGCAATTTGCTGCCCGCAAAACTACCAAGACCATCGATGGTATACCTGTCACTGGCTGGTTCACGGAAGATTTTACGCTGGCGGAACTGAAGACCATACGCGCCAAGGAACGCATACCGGCGAATCGTCCAGCCAACACGGCTTTTGATGGTCAGTTTGAAATACCGACGCTGCAAGAAGTCATCGACCTGGTCAAGCAACAGGCCAAAGAAAAAAACCGCGTCATCGGTATCTATCCTGAAACCAAGCATCCTACCTATTTCAAATCTATAGGCTTGCCGCTGGAAAAACGTCTGGTTGATGTACTGGTCGCGAATGGCTATAAGGGAAAAAATGCAGCGGTCTTCATTCAGTCTTTTGAAGTGGCGAACCTGAAAGAATTGCGTGGCATGACAGACATGCGTCTGGTGCAACTGGTTGATAATCCGCTCAACCCGCCTGTCAATGGCGTACCACGCAATGCACCGTATGACTTCATCGCTGCTGGCAGCAACCGTACTTATGCTGACCTGGTCAAACCTGCTGGCTTGAAAGAAATCGCGCAATATGCAGATGCCGTATCACCTTACAAGGAAGTCATCATCCCGCGTGATGCGAAGAATGAACTGGGCGCGGCGACCAGCTTTGTTGCTGATGCGCATGCCGCTGGCTTGAAAGTGCATACCTGGACATTGCGCCCGGAGAATCCTTTCCTGCCACCCAGCATGCGTCTGGGTGATGCTGCCTCATTGACACAGCGTGGTGATTCCATCGCTGAGATCACGGCTTATTTGAAAGCCGGCATCGATGGCTTCTTCACAGATGATCCAGCCGTTGGCCGTGCTGCGGTGACCGCGTTCAAGAAGTAA
- a CDS encoding type II toxin-antitoxin system HipA family toxin, giving the protein MKELKVNYKAQGESLWLGTLADDGRDILFQYSPAALASGLELSPIRLPLRSSAYPDKQADYLPIMRVPGLIYDSLPDSWGLQLMSRRMKAKGIDTDTVSVLDMLAYLGDNTMGALTYEPGSETHLAVSDLALIDLAKEVQAILTDDSYEVLDELAKAGGSPGGARPKALVYYQPATGKMSTEYMPDAESWLIKFPAKDDASDSCALEELYARLARKCGLGMGETQFFELPDGMTAFGTKRFDRDNEQRIHVHSLAGMLHVHFQIPSLGYSEFMRATRRLTRDARELKKALQRCVFNVLMNNRDDHAKNLSYLLNKNNEWELAPSYDLTYCAGYRGEHFMDVAGEGKSPTRVHILKVAQDCGMKEKDAQNIIDEMLELITGVDFKNAARDLPISKKTLAMVGKVIEANRSKF; this is encoded by the coding sequence ATGAAAGAGCTCAAGGTCAATTACAAGGCGCAAGGCGAGTCGCTTTGGCTGGGTACACTGGCCGATGATGGCCGCGATATCTTGTTCCAGTATTCGCCAGCAGCACTCGCAAGTGGCCTGGAACTATCTCCCATACGCTTGCCACTGCGGTCATCTGCCTACCCTGACAAACAGGCAGATTACCTGCCTATCATGCGCGTGCCAGGATTAATCTACGACTCCTTGCCCGACAGTTGGGGCTTGCAGTTGATGAGCCGCCGCATGAAAGCCAAAGGCATAGATACCGACACTGTCTCCGTGCTGGACATGCTCGCCTATCTTGGCGACAACACCATGGGAGCATTGACCTATGAACCCGGCAGCGAAACCCATCTGGCAGTCAGCGATCTTGCCCTGATCGATCTGGCGAAAGAGGTTCAGGCAATACTCACAGATGACAGCTATGAAGTATTGGACGAGCTTGCCAAGGCAGGTGGCTCACCCGGCGGTGCACGACCGAAGGCACTGGTTTACTACCAGCCTGCGACAGGGAAAATGAGCACTGAATACATGCCAGATGCAGAATCCTGGCTCATTAAATTTCCGGCAAAAGACGATGCCAGCGATAGCTGTGCACTGGAAGAACTGTATGCCCGGCTGGCGCGCAAATGCGGCCTCGGCATGGGTGAAACGCAATTCTTTGAATTACCAGACGGTATGACAGCATTCGGCACCAAACGTTTTGACCGCGATAATGAGCAACGCATCCACGTCCACTCACTGGCAGGCATGTTGCACGTTCATTTCCAGATACCCTCTTTAGGCTATAGCGAATTCATGCGAGCAACCCGCAGGCTGACTAGGGATGCGCGAGAATTAAAAAAAGCCTTACAACGTTGCGTTTTTAACGTATTGATGAACAACCGCGATGACCACGCAAAAAACCTGTCTTACCTGCTCAACAAAAACAATGAATGGGAACTCGCCCCATCCTATGATCTGACGTATTGCGCCGGTTATCGCGGTGAGCATTTCATGGATGTCGCTGGTGAAGGTAAATCACCAACGCGGGTACACATTTTGAAAGTGGCGCAAGACTGTGGAATGAAAGAAAAAGACGCGCAAAATATTATCGATGAGATGCTGGAGTTAATTACTGGTGTTGATTTCAAGAATGCGGCAAGGGATTTGCCTATCTCGAAAAAGACATTGGCGATGGTGGGCAAAGTCATTGAGGCGAATCGATCAAAATTCTAG
- a CDS encoding glycine betaine ABC transporter substrate-binding protein, with product MLIWCRLQYLLSLALKLLLLSSFAVQAQAADTLKVGSKRFTESYVLGEILTQTAAAHNPALHQQGLGNTAIVFNALKNGSIDVYPEYMGTINTEILKHENAISMQEMQTELAKQGLGVSVPLGFNNTYALAMRPDAPDIKSLTDLAAKTDLRFGLSHEFLGRADGWPGLVKRYHLPQQASGLDHGIAYEALTAKQVDVIDIYSTDAKIKQLGLRVLVDDTNYFPRYDAVLLYRLDVPARFPQAWAAIQKLESKIDNAQMIAMNAAVEIDGLSFAQAAQQFVAKSPANVERAGFMSKLFGADFLKLTWQHLTLVLLSVALACLVGIPLGIIAAFAPRLREVVMATVGILQTIPSLALLAMLIPLLGRIGFVPALITLSLYALLPIVRNTCVGLVQVPAGLRLAAQALGLSSRDRILNIDLPLALPMILAGVKTAAVMSVGTATIAAFIGAGGYGERITIGLALNDNQMLLAGALPAAALALLTQWGFDLLERVVVRKRDC from the coding sequence ATGCTGATCTGGTGCAGGCTGCAATACCTTTTGTCTTTAGCCTTGAAACTGTTATTACTAAGCAGTTTTGCAGTACAGGCACAAGCCGCCGATACACTCAAAGTTGGCTCCAAGCGCTTTACTGAATCCTATGTGCTGGGAGAAATCCTGACGCAAACTGCGGCAGCACATAATCCTGCCCTACATCAGCAAGGGCTGGGCAATACTGCCATTGTCTTCAATGCACTCAAGAATGGCAGCATTGATGTCTATCCCGAATATATGGGTACCATCAATACCGAGATACTCAAGCATGAAAACGCCATCAGCATGCAGGAGATGCAGACAGAACTGGCTAAACAGGGCCTGGGCGTATCAGTGCCTTTGGGCTTTAATAATACCTACGCATTGGCGATGCGGCCTGATGCTCCTGACATAAAATCACTGACTGATCTGGCGGCAAAAACTGATTTACGCTTTGGACTATCGCATGAATTTCTGGGCCGCGCCGATGGCTGGCCGGGTCTGGTCAAACGTTATCACTTGCCGCAACAAGCCAGTGGGCTGGATCATGGCATCGCTTATGAAGCACTGACTGCAAAACAGGTAGATGTCATTGATATTTATTCCACCGATGCCAAGATCAAACAACTGGGCTTGCGCGTGTTGGTGGATGATACAAATTACTTCCCGCGTTATGACGCCGTCTTGCTGTACAGACTGGATGTCCCCGCCCGCTTCCCGCAAGCCTGGGCAGCCATACAGAAACTGGAGAGCAAGATAGACAATGCGCAAATGATAGCGATGAATGCGGCGGTAGAAATTGATGGCCTGAGCTTTGCCCAGGCGGCACAGCAATTTGTGGCAAAGTCACCTGCAAATGTTGAGCGCGCAGGCTTCATGTCCAAACTGTTTGGTGCAGATTTCTTGAAACTGACCTGGCAACATCTGACGCTGGTATTGCTATCAGTTGCCCTAGCCTGCTTAGTGGGTATCCCGTTGGGCATCATCGCCGCCTTTGCCCCGCGCTTGCGTGAAGTCGTCATGGCGACTGTCGGCATTTTGCAAACTATCCCCTCACTGGCCTTGCTGGCGATGTTGATCCCTCTGCTGGGCAGGATAGGTTTTGTCCCCGCCCTGATCACCCTGTCGCTATATGCCTTGCTGCCCATCGTCCGCAATACCTGTGTAGGCCTGGTGCAAGTACCAGCCGGATTACGCCTCGCAGCGCAAGCCCTGGGCCTGTCATCGCGAGATCGCATATTGAATATAGACTTGCCTCTGGCCTTGCCGATGATACTGGCAGGCGTTAAAACCGCAGCAGTCATGAGCGTAGGTACGGCAACCATCGCCGCCTTCATCGGTGCCGGTGGTTACGGTGAACGCATCACCATAGGCCTGGCCTTGAATGATAATCAGATGCTGCTGGCAGGCGCCTTGCCAGCGGCGGCTTTGGCTTTGCTGACGCAGTGGGGATTTGATTTGCTGGAGAGGGTGGTCGTGAGGAAAAGGGATTGTTAA
- a CDS encoding helix-turn-helix domain-containing protein: MDFSLLLPDEICLNLGERARERRLLLNISVEELAQRTGISAQTVSSFERTGKCTLANFVRILESLNATPDLQTVLVPQTNTIEEMRAKSAVQARQRAYRKPKSPS; the protein is encoded by the coding sequence ATGGATTTCTCCTTACTCTTACCTGATGAGATTTGCCTCAATCTCGGCGAACGTGCACGCGAACGACGCTTGCTGTTGAACATCAGCGTAGAAGAATTGGCGCAACGCACAGGCATCTCTGCCCAAACTGTCAGCAGCTTTGAACGCACTGGCAAATGCACTCTGGCCAATTTTGTCCGCATACTTGAATCACTGAATGCCACGCCAGATTTGCAGACAGTTCTGGTGCCGCAAACCAATACCATAGAAGAGATGCGGGCAAAGTCTGCAGTGCAAGCCAGGCAGCGGGCGTATCGCAAACCGAAGAGCCCATCATGA
- a CDS encoding alkene reductase, whose amino-acid sequence MLFNPLQTGSVSLANRILMAPLTRARADAGHMPNALMAEYYSQRATAGLIVTECTMVAENTSAFYAEPGIYNAEQIAAWKVVTDAVHAKGGKIFMQIWHAGRAAVPAFNNGVENVGPSAIAIDSEVHTPDGKIPNAVPRELRLDEIPALVAAYAQGAKNAIAAGFDGVEVHGANGYLIDQFLRDSANKRTDSYGGSIENRARFLFEVLTAVSAAIGADKVGLRLSPINSYNSMKDSDPLALISYLTTRLNEFNLAYLHLMRSDFFQAQTGDVMTVARANYKGVLIGNMGYNVEEAAQAISNSTLDAVAFGTSFLANPDLPARIKQGAALNAPDAATFYTPGAKGYTDYPSLPAA is encoded by the coding sequence ATGTTATTCAATCCTCTGCAAACCGGTTCTGTATCCCTCGCTAACCGCATCCTGATGGCCCCGCTGACACGTGCACGTGCTGATGCTGGTCATATGCCCAACGCCCTGATGGCGGAATACTATAGTCAACGCGCCACCGCAGGCCTGATCGTGACTGAGTGCACGATGGTGGCTGAAAATACCTCCGCTTTTTATGCTGAACCAGGCATCTACAATGCAGAACAAATCGCTGCATGGAAAGTCGTGACTGACGCCGTGCACGCAAAGGGCGGCAAGATTTTCATGCAGATCTGGCACGCTGGCCGTGCTGCTGTTCCGGCATTCAACAATGGTGTTGAAAACGTCGGCCCCAGCGCTATCGCGATTGACAGCGAAGTGCATACACCAGACGGTAAAATCCCAAATGCAGTGCCACGCGAATTGCGTCTGGATGAAATTCCGGCGCTGGTTGCCGCTTATGCACAAGGCGCAAAAAATGCAATTGCTGCCGGCTTTGATGGTGTAGAAGTGCATGGTGCGAATGGCTACCTGATTGATCAGTTCCTGCGTGACAGTGCCAACAAGCGCACTGACAGCTATGGTGGCTCGATAGAAAACCGCGCGCGCTTTTTGTTTGAAGTATTGACTGCAGTCAGTGCTGCCATTGGCGCTGATAAAGTCGGCCTGCGCCTGTCCCCAATCAACAGCTATAACAGCATGAAGGACAGCGACCCACTGGCCCTGATTTCTTATCTGACGACACGTCTGAATGAATTCAACCTGGCATATTTGCACCTGATGCGTTCTGACTTCTTCCAGGCACAGACTGGTGATGTAATGACCGTTGCACGCGCCAACTACAAAGGTGTGTTGATCGGCAATATGGGTTACAACGTTGAAGAAGCAGCGCAAGCGATCAGTAATTCCACACTGGATGCGGTAGCTTTTGGTACCAGCTTCCTGGCTAACCCTGACCTGCCTGCACGTATCAAGCAGGGCGCGGCCTTGAATGCACCTGACGCAGCGACTTTCTATACACCAGGTGCAAAAGGCTATACGGATTATCCTAGCCTGCCAGCTGCATGA
- a CDS encoding dienelactone hydrolase family protein has translation MHADDPLSDFSAREITLNEVSKRVYVAGSGPAVIVMTEMPGISPHVARFARWVRDAGFTVYMPSLFGRDGVVVSAEEGAAVFQKACVSAEFRAFAGKGSSPVTLWLRALARLAHEESGGPGVGAIGMCFTGNFALSMMLEPAVLAPVVSQPSLPMDDPAGTGIEAADLQAVRQRLETEDLTVMAYRFAGDAFCRAQRFAAFSEALGERFISKVLPDSAANQDTAPFFKRYVTTPHSVVTAHLIDETGQPTIAARDEILTFFAHRLKQA, from the coding sequence ATGCATGCTGATGACCCGCTCAGCGACTTCAGCGCACGCGAGATCACGCTTAATGAAGTCAGCAAGCGTGTCTATGTTGCAGGATCTGGGCCTGCCGTCATCGTCATGACAGAGATGCCCGGCATCAGCCCGCATGTGGCACGCTTTGCGCGCTGGGTGCGTGATGCTGGTTTTACGGTGTATATGCCCTCTTTGTTCGGGCGAGATGGCGTCGTGGTATCAGCAGAAGAGGGAGCGGCTGTATTTCAGAAAGCCTGCGTCAGTGCAGAGTTCCGCGCCTTTGCAGGCAAAGGTTCCAGCCCTGTCACGCTATGGCTGAGGGCGCTGGCAAGACTTGCACATGAAGAATCTGGTGGTCCTGGTGTGGGGGCGATAGGTATGTGCTTTACCGGTAATTTTGCTTTATCGATGATGCTGGAACCCGCCGTGCTTGCACCAGTGGTATCGCAGCCATCCTTGCCTATGGATGACCCGGCAGGCACTGGTATAGAAGCTGCTGACCTGCAGGCTGTACGCCAGCGTCTGGAGACAGAAGACCTGACTGTCATGGCTTACCGTTTTGCCGGCGATGCATTTTGCCGTGCCCAGCGCTTTGCGGCATTTTCAGAAGCCCTGGGTGAGCGCTTCATCAGCAAGGTGTTGCCTGACAGCGCTGCCAATCAGGATACTGCGCCTTTTTTTAAACGTTACGTAACAACACCGCATAGCGTGGTGACCGCACACCTGATCGATGAGACAGGTCAGCCAACCATCGCTGCGCGGGATGAAATACTGACTTTCTTTGCCCATCGCTTGAAGCAAGCCTAA